The Budorcas taxicolor isolate Tak-1 chromosome 5, Takin1.1, whole genome shotgun sequence genome includes a window with the following:
- the LOC128047369 gene encoding olfactory receptor 6C75 — MRNYTEVTEFILLGLTSDPQWQVVLFLFLLVTYMLSVTGNLIIITLTLSDPHLQTPMYFFLRNFSFLEISFTSVCIPRFLIAIMTRDRTISYNGCVAQLFFFIFLGVTEFYLLAAMSYDRYVAICKPLHYTTIMSSRVCILLVFSSWLAGFLIIFPPIILLLRLDFCASNVVDHFICDASPILQLSCTSTRFLELMALFLAVVTLMVTLTLVILSYTYIIQTILRIPSTNQRNKAFSTCSSHMIVVSLSYGSCIFMYIKPSASERVTLSKGVAVLNTSVAPLLNPFIYTLRNQQVQQAFKNMVQRMAFSLNK; from the coding sequence ATGAGAAATTACACAGAAGTTACCGAGTTTATCCTTCTTGGGTTGACAAGTGATCCACAGTGGCAGGTTGTACTGTTCCTATTTCTTCTTGTTACCTACATGCTAAGCGTGACTGGGAACCTGATCATCATCACCCTCACCCTTTCAGATCCCCATCTGCAGACTCCAATGTATTTCTTCCTTCGAAACTTCTCATTCCTAGAAATATCATTCACGTCTGTCTGCATTCCCAGATTCCTTATTGCGATcatgaccagggacagaaccattTCTTATAATGGTTGTGTGGCTCAGctgtttttcttcatcttcttgGGGGTGACAGAATTTTACCTCCTGGCTGCCATGTCCTATGACCGCTATGTAGCCATCTGCAAACCTCTACATTACACCACCATCATGAGCAGTAGAGTCTGTATACTTCTTGTCTTTAGCTCCTGGCTTGCAGGATTCCTGATCATCTTTCCACCAATAATTCTGCTACTGCGATTGGATTTCTGTGCCTCCAATGTAGTTGATCATTTCATCTGTGATGCTTCTCCCATCTTGCAGCTTTCCTGCACAAGCACTCGCTTTCTAGAACTCATGGCATTATTTTTAGCTGTGGTAACACTCATGGTCACTTTAACATTAGTTATTCTATCCTACACATATATTATCCAGACAATTCTGAGAATTCCTTCCACGAATCAAAGGAACAAAGCCTTTTCCACGTGTTCCTCCCACATGATAGTTGTCTCTCTGTCTTATGGCAGCTGCATCTTCATGTACATTAAGCCTTCAGCAAGCGAAAGGGTGACTCTAAGCAAAGGAGTGGCTGTGCTCAATACCTCAGTGGCTCCTCTTTTGAATCCATTTATATACACCCTACGAAATCAGCAAGTGCAGCAAGCCTTCAAGAACATGGTCCAGAGAATGGCCTTTTCTTTAAATAAGTGA
- the LOC128047385 gene encoding olfactory receptor 6C3-like: MNHTVITEFVLLGLSDDPDLQIVIFLFLFITYVLSVTGNLTIITLTWVDFHLQTPMYFFLRNFSFLEISFTTVCIPRFLGAIITRDKTISYNSCAAQLFFSIFMGVTEFYILTAMSYDRYVAICKPLHYTTIMSRKLCSLLVLCAWLSGFLTIFPPLMLLLQLDYCASNVIDHFLCDYFPLLQLSCSDTWLLEVMGFYFALVSLLFTLALVILSYMYIVRTILRIPSANQRKKAFSTCSSHMIVISISYGSCIFMYANPSAKEKASMTKGVAILNTSVAPMLNPFIYTLRNQQVKQAFKDMVYKAVFSANK; this comes from the coding sequence atgaaccaCACTGTGATCACAGAGTTTGTCCTTCTAGGCCTTTCTGATGATCCTGACCTTCAGATTgtgattttcctgtttttatttatcaCATATGTATTAAGTGTCACTGGAAACCTGACTATCATCACCCTAACCTGGGTGGACTTCCATCTCCAGACACCAATGTACTTCTTCCTCCGAAACTTCTCTTTCTTAGAAATCTCCTTTACTACTGTGTGCATCCCTAGATTTCTGGGAGCAATTATCACCAGGGACAAGACTATTTCTTACAACAGTTGTGCAGCCcaactatttttttctattttcatggggGTGACTGAATTTTACATTCTAACCGCCATGTCCTACGACCGCTATGTTGCCATCTGCAAGCCCCTGCATTACACAACCATTATGAGCAGGAAACTCTGCAGCCTGCTTGTGCTCTGTGCTTGGCTCAGTGGGTTTCTGACCATTTTCCCACCCCTTATGCTTCTCCTCCAGCTGGATTACTGTGCTTCCAATGTCATTGATCACTTTTTGTGTGACTATTTCCCCCTTTTACAATTGTCTTGTTCAGATACATGGCTCCTAGAAGTAATGGGTTTTTACTTTGCTTTGGTTAGTTTGCTATTCACTTTGGCCTTAGTGATTTTGTCATATATGTACATTGTCAGGACTATTTTGAGAATCCCATCTGCCAATCAGAGAAAAAAGGCCTTCTCCACTTGTTCCTCTCACATGATTGTCATCTCCATCTCCTATGGAAGCTGTATATTCATGTATGCTAATCCCTCGGCCAAAGAAAAGGCATCAATGACAAAAGGAGTGGCTATTCTCAATACCTCTGTGgcccccatgctgaaccccttcatctacaCCCTGAGAAACCAGCAAGTGAAACAAGCCTTCAAAGACATGGTGTATAAAGCAGTGTTTTCTGCTAATAAATGA